CTCCCCAAAGCAGAAATACATCGCTCAATACACTGTTTCTCCTTACGCTCAATCTCCATTGAAGGGATCTCTTGAGAACGCATTCTTCAACACTTTCAGAAGAACCAAGGCCCAGTTCTTGTACATTACTGTTCCAGCCTTGATTGTCTGGGAAGTTTGGGCTTGGGCTAGAGACTACAACGAGTACCTCTACACCAAGGCCGGCCGTGAAGAGCTGGCCAGAGTTAACGTTTGAATATAGAAATGTTGATAGTGCAATACATGAAAAAACAAGCAACCAAAGCAGTAGATGCTGTATGTAACATGTTAGGGCTCAGCGGTGTAATTTGTATTGCCTTTTAGATTGCTAGTGTCGAGAGCACTAAACAATCCAGGAGATGTTCTAACTTCGGCACGAAGACCAAAGGACTGGACTATAGTCTCTGTTTTGTACATTAATTGAGGCGAATCAAGCCAGCTTCATAGTACTCGGGTTATTCTTATTCTTCACACATTGTGTTTAGCTATAAAATTATAGTACATTATCCTCGCAAATCATTCATCTATGCATGATTTCactcttccttcttttctttcGAATCCTTGTCAATATCCTCATTAAACGCAACAATCACGTAGCCAATCAACACGATGTTGGCCACTAAGGCCGCCAAGCCTCCTGACACGATGGAGTTGCTGAACACTGCCCTGCTCACGAAAAAGGTGAGCAATGGAGCAATGATCATCAATGCGGTGCAGATaatgagctttttgataaCGCGACTAGGCATTAGTGCTATAATATTTCGTACTTACGGTGGAATATCTGCCATGGTGAATTAAgctgtgaaaaaaaaaatgataaggaaatcaaaataTGCTTACTCAAAAGCAGCTAGCACAATTTGATAGAGATGGCTGTATTGCCATTGAGAACTACCTCAGTCCTGAAACTGTAAAAGAGTTGAATGACGAGATTCAAAAACTACTGGGCGAGATCGATCTCAAAACACACCCTCTCACTAAGTTCACTACtgatgaggacgaggaacATGTTGGCGACGACTACTTTATCAACTCGTCAGACAAGATACGCTATTTTTTCGAGGTAGACGCTTTTGAAAAtggcgagctggtcaagCCATTGCCAAAGGCTGTCAACAAGATAGGACATGGGTTGCACATGAAAAACGAAGCGTTCAAGAAGATTACCATCACTGAAGATATTGCTGCAATATGCAAGCAACTGGGTTTCAAGGACCCTCGCGCGCTACAAAGTATGGTTATCATCAAGCAACCAGAAATTGGTGGGAAAGTGCCTAACCACCAGGACGGAGAGTTTCTTTACACAGAACCTCAATCTTGTATCGGATTCTGGTTTGCTTTGGAGCCTTGTACTCTGCAAAACGGATGTCTGAGCTTTGTGCCTGGTTCCCATAAAACTGCCGAGATCAAACGTCGTTTTGTGAaggatctggaaaatggtggcACGAAATTCGTGGATCCCAAAACACTCAAGGAAACTAAAGCTACAAACGACCCGAATGACTCAGAGTTTGTTTGTGTGGAAATTCCAGCTGGCAGCCTCGTGTTGATCCACAATAGAGTCATCCATAAATCCGAAAGAAACCTGTCCAGAATGTCCAGAAACGCATACACATTCCACGTTATCGAGGGTGAGGCACAATACGACGAGCTTAATTGGCTACAGGTTCCTCCCACTGCTCCTGCGGGTACTGCTgaattctccaaaatctaTGTGAATTGAGTACTGCAGGCGTAGCAAGAATAGACCCATGACTCATCAGGCACGAGCTCTTGGGTGCTGCTATTATTTATTGGCCGAGCTTCAAACAATGTCGATTCGGAAACTAAAATGCTGTCGGATACTTAACCCCGCTGCCGAATCGAGGATTTAATTGCATATGTGCACTGTTCGGGATTGGAGACGGACTTGCTATATTTCAGTTCGTCTACACTGTTGCGCTCTCGCGACGACATTTCTACGCAACTCAGCCGATTCACTTCTTTTCTAGCCAGAGTTGCCTCTGAGAAGAGCACACAATTGACCAGCTACAGTTCACACGCGATATATATTGTGCTTCCCTCATTTTAAATATCTACTCTTGCCTGCGCGGAAAATAAGATTTAAACTATTAGTCTATTgtaattatatttttttattgttTGCTCCCGCCCGCGTGAATCGATTAGCTTAGACTCATATTCTACACCATATGGCCCATAAATATAGAAGCACACCGTTGCAGTAAAAGATTACTCCCTTGAGGATTTGTAATCAAAATAAACAGCTCAGAAAAAGATACCAACAGGCACGACAAAACTAAGCCTTCCTCACAATCGCCATCTGAAGAACCACAAACAATGCAAGATTTCCTGCCCTCATACCAGCTCCACCGCTATCTGAATAGACAcctggacgagatcattAACGATCACAAGCTTGATTCTCCACCGGATTACTCTGAGGTCGCAAATGAGGCCGGCGGAAGACCGAGAATGTCATTTGAGGTTCGTGAGGAACCTCAAGACGGAAGGGCCTCTTTGGTTTCGGACCAGCAGAACTCTGTGTGGAGGAAGATTGACAAACTAAGGTACATGGATCAAAGTTCTGTGTACATTGATATTCAATTGGATGACTTCACGAATGTTCATTATGCTCCAGTCACTAGCGGAGACATTGTGAAAGGAACGGTGAAAGTCCACAATATCGGACCCTATCCAATCCCCTTTGACAACATCTTTGTTAGTTTTGAAGGGTATTTTTGGGCTTTGAAGTCATCCTCCAAAATGCTTATCCATAACTTCCTGGACATGATAGATTTTGAAGCCAGCTGTTTATGCGAGGATCCTGATGCAGGGCTGCCGCCAGACCGTGTTTTAAgaccaaacagcttttATATGGTCCGCTTCAAATTCCAAATTCCGGAAACGTCCAAATCGGGGCTtcctctgcctccaaacaTGGGAGATTTGCATCTCAGACACAAGATTCACTCTCAGATCCAAGACTCGTTATTTATGCGTGAAAACTGCTTTGGTGGAGATTATAGCTGCGACAGTTTTAGCATCAGCTACTCCGTCAATGCCAGATTGCTTGAACTCAGTGAGACCAAGGATGAGCTCGTAATCAGACGACACAGCAGACACATGGTTGCATTCACGCCCAAGTTGCAAGCAGACGACGCTTTAAGGTTGCTCGACCCCGTCGATGAACTACGCTTGCTTGTTAACTCGCTAGAAGACGAGATCAGAACTTTGCAAATCAAAAGTGAGCCGCCGCCTGGGGCGAAAGCTGAAGAAACGCCCGCGTACTCGTTCCGAGTATCACAAGAGCGTGAGGTTTTCCGACTtcagctgaaaaacaagccTGGCATGTTTATCGACAAATGTCTAGATTACTCGCTAAGTTCGGGCCACCTGCAGACGAAACGGAGCATTACCATTGCCTTTAAAGAAGAAATGAAAATCAGCTCGATCGACCTGTATGCCGTCAACTACTACAGCCAGCACAAATTACCCGTCCATATTCCTTCTGAGTGGTTTATTAACCACGTTCCTTTTGAGACGGCTATTAGGCccaagttcaaagagctggagacaAGTTTGGAGAGTTGCGGCAATGAAGACTCATTGGAGCTTGTGAAAAGTTTAAGCACGTTCAAATTCACGGCAAACAAGATGCCAAAGGTGATTCaatacaagaaaaagggCCCGGCCTCGTATGAGATCATCCTAACTAAGCCAAAAAAGGATATCGTCATTCCGTCCTTTGACTTCATGTTTTGTGGACGCTTCTATTTCCTGCGCTTCCACGTGAAGCTGCCGCGCGATGTGCTGTATCAAGGCGAGTCAAAGTTGGCTTTCGACGTTCCAGTCTCGATCCATTGAGTCATGAGGATTTTAGTTCGTTTTGCAATATATTCAGGCTTTATTTTATATGTAGaggtcctcgtcctcttcggTCACGCGATTGAGCACCTTATCCCGGCTCTTGGAGTACTCCACAGGATAAGTCtcttttattttctttgttAATTTATTGCACAGCTTGGTGTTCTTGTCCAGGTTTGCGTTTAACTCTGGGATGATCTGCGTTTTTAGCTGCTCGTACCGTTTGATGTGATTTTCCAGTTTTTCGCTCACCTCGTTCATCGTTCGTAATAAGTCCTGCATCGTGTTATTTATCGTGCCCGAAACCTGCGATTGCATCATGAGCGAGCGATCTAGCTGCACAGAGTCCAGGGAGCTATTGAGCGAGCCAATGAGATAGTCTACTGCATTAAACGTGGACTGCTCCTCCACCGGCGTCTCCTCGGTGGTTGTGTTTGTGTACGACTGAGAATCGGAGTCGACCTCGAAACTGTTTGCGTCAAGAACCATGCAGAATAATtaaatttattatttttcttgtcgGAACCTTATGTCCAGGGATATAATAAGAGCGCGCTTGCGGCCGTTCGGGATTTCATTTGAGAAGTCTCTGACGGACCTCATCAGGGGGATCAGGGCGAATAATCAGGATCCTGAGAAATTGGCTGCGTTCTTCGACAAATCCATCCAGGAATGTCGGGCTGAGCTGAAAACAAACGACCTCGAACTAAAGTCCATGGCGATCCTCAAGCTAGCATACTTGGAGATGTACGGCTACGACATGAGCTGGTGCTCGTTCCACGTGCTGGAGGTCATTTCGTCGCCGAAGTTCCAACACAAAAGAATAGGATACCTTGCTGCGAtgcagctcttccaacgACAGAACAACGATGACGTGCTCATGCTTATGACCaatttgctgaaaaaggaCATCAATTCGGGCAATTCTGTGGATACAGGCGTGGCTATCAGCGGCATTGCGACCATAGTCACACCTGAGCTGGCACAGGATATCTGTGACGATATGGTGCGAATGCTTTCCCATTCCAAGCCATTCATCAGAAAAAAGGCCGTCTTGGCCATGTATAAGATCTTCCTCAAGTATCCTGACGCATTGAGACTGCATTTCGACAAATTGATagaaaagctggacgacgaagacggGTCCGTGGTCTCTGCCACTGTAAACGTCATTTGCGAGCTTGCTCATAATAATCCGAAAAACTACGTGGAGCTTGCGCCGCGACTCTTTGGGCTGCTAAAGGAATCGAACAACAACTGGATGGTTATCAGACTTCTGAAACTGTTGTCGTATCTGTGTCTTGAAGAGCCTCGTCTCCGCTATATATTGCTGCCAGAGGTGGTGGACCTCATGAACAGCACGACGGCACTTTCTTTGGTTTATGAGTCAATCAATTGCATCCACAATGGAAAAATGCTTACGCCTGACGATACCAAAGTTGCAAAACTGATAATCAGCAAACTGATCGGCTTTATTCAAAACAGCGATCAGGATTTGAGGTATGTTGGGTTGCTGGCGTTCATCAAAACCTGCAAAATTCACAAggagctcatcaaaaagcatGAAAAAGTCATTATGGCATCCACCTACGATCCCGACCCCACAATCAGAGAAAAGTCTTTGGAACTGATTGATTCTCTCGTGACCGACAGGAACATCGTTTCTATTGTGTCCAGACTACTTGTCCAGTTGATTCCTGTGGATGAGCAGGCAGAAAGATTGGAATCCATTAACGTTGAGACTGAATTGGCGTTTCAGAGTCCTCTCATCGTGTCAGATAAGTATAGGCTGCTTGTCATCACCAAAATCATCCAGATCTGCTCCATGGACAATTACGAGCGCATTCCAAATTTCCAATGGTATCTTGGTGTTCTTGGCGACATTCTCAATATCAATGCCGAGAACAGGCTTGCTGGAGTTGAAAGAATGGTCACATCGCAATTCATGAGTGTGGGATTGAGGGTTCCAAGTATTCGCAGCAGATTGGTTCAACGCTGTCTGGAGCTGGTACTTGATAGTTCGCGACTGGTCAGCTTAAAGGAAGGTCTATACAATTGCATGTGGCTTGTTGGGGAGTACTATACAGACTATATCACGACACTGGATGACGACGATAACGACGACAGTGATAACGAGGAAGTGTACAAAATCACAGGCGCACAAATTATTAAGAGCGTTGTGGCCCAGGAAGACTTTGATACTCTCACTGACCTCATGGATCCTACACTCGGTGTTTATATTCAGTCTATGGCCAAACTATTTGGGAAGTACTGTCTCTCTTTGAGACTGAATTGGGGTCCTGAAGACCGGGTGCACGTGATCGAGGTTTGCCAAATATTGATCAGGTGGCTGGAGAAATTCCATCAGTCTGTGAATTTTGAGGTTCAGGAGCGCGCTATTTCCTTTACTGAACTTCTGAAGCTCGTACTGGAGGCTGTCGAGACGGAGGAAGAGAGCTTCCCCAATTTTCTGGTCTCTGGGTACGCGCAGCTATTTGAACAATATCCAATTAAGCCTGTTGGTCCACACGCCCAAAGTCGCATCCCTATAGCCATAGACCTGGACACAGCTATTGACCACGAGTCTATTTCTGAATTCCAGCGGATGCTTGCTGGAAtcgaggaaaaagagaCTCTGCAGCGTCAGCAGGAGGAATACGAGGAAGAACTGGTGTCCGAGATCAACCATTCATCCGATGACCAtggcgaggacgagccaCTTAAAGGTCGCCCAGAGCGCTCCGACAGGATAGGCGATCCATTCTATATCTCGATGGACACAAGCACTCCGGATGATGTCTCAATTTCAGAACCTTTTGTGGAGACCAAACGCAAGAAGCCtagcaaaaagaagatcaaaaaggagaaaGTGCTTGTTCTGGGCGACGAAGACCCTGGCGAAGAGTCTGCTTCTGAGCCTGTGTTCAAgccgaagaagaagaagggcaGAAGTAAGTTACTCATTGACTCTTCGACTCTGTCGGACTTCGACCTCACTAAATCACCTGACGAACCTGACCACACCGAGGAGGTAGAGATAATGCGAAAagagtttgagaaactAGAGCAAAAACAGGAGCCGCCTGTGGTGGTTaaaaagccaaagaagccaaagaagaagaagctcgtGGTGATTGAGTAGAATGACTAATGCATAGTTATGAGATGTCTGTAGCTGGTTCCagttttctttttctaTCAGCGCCGTCGTCAAGATCTAGTACTGATTCAAGATCGTTGTTCAAAACGGACGAGTTGGGGTTTTTTTCTAGCAATTCGTAAAATTGCGAGAGCTCGAGAGAATCTAAATCCCCTGTGTTTTGTGTTAACGGTTGAAGGATGTTCTGTAGATATGGCTTTTGGGACAGAACGGACTGCAGGATTTCCTGTTCCTGATTGCCGGACATTTTTGATTGGGTTCCATTCAATCTTAGCGATTCGGCGCGCATcaagagctggacaagcATACTGTTTCGAAGTTCAAGATACTTGATCAGCCTGTTCGTTCGtatttctttgtttttgagcttctgtGCATCAGAATGCACCTTGGCATATTTGGTAAGCAAATCTTCGTACAGTTCGCTATAGTCAACGGCGGAGTCTTGAGCGACAGGATTGTTAAGCTGAGCAATGTCCATCTAACAAAATACACGAATGATACAAGATTTtcaagtcgatcgaccagacaaaaaaaaatataatcaaaaaaatattttttaaaaatattttccCTTATTTTTAATGGTTTTAAAATCTACGACTGCCAACGACGTCTCGGTCTACCAGATCTCGGGAACTAACGTGGCCAGATCTCTTCCCGATTGGATTGCCCGTAAACGCAAGCgggctttgaaaaatgatATCGATTACCAGAATCGTGTGGAGTTAATCCAAGATTTTGAGTTCAGTGAAGCCTCTAACCGGATCAGAGTCACTCGCGATGGCCAATATGCGATGGCAACGGGAACTTACAAGCCACAGATTCACGTTTATGACTTTGCCAACCTTTCTCTCAAGTTCGAGCGCCACACGGACTGTGAGAATGTGGACTTCCTGCTTCTCAGTGACGACTGGACCAAGTCTGTGCATTTGCAAAATGATCGCTCCATCGAGTTTCAGGTGAAAGGGGGAATGCATTACAGAACCCGTGTTCCTAAATTTGGTCGCTCTTTGGCGTACAACGAGGTGAACTGTGATTTGTATGTGGGAGCGGCGGGAAACGAGATCTACAGACTCAACTTGGAACAAGGACGCTTCATGCAGCCTTTTGAGATAGATAGTGAGTCTGGTGTTAACATTCTTGATATAAACAATGTTCACGGCCTGGTCGGTGCCGGACTAGAGGACGGCACCGTGGAGTTTTGGGATCACAGGGCAAGACAGAGAGTGGTCAAGATGGAGATCATTGACGGTTCTGAAATGCCCTCTACCCAAGTCACAGCACTCAAATTCCGCAATGATGGGCTAAACATGGCTGTGGGTACCTCAAATGGAGTCTCATTGTTGTATGACCTCCGTCGATCGCAACCTTTAATGACTAAAGACCAAGGTTATGGATTCGCAATTAACAAGATAACCTGGTTGGACGATAGTTCTAGTGTGAGCAACAAAATTATGACCTCGGACAAAAAAATCGCTAAAATATGGGACCGTCACAGCGGCGATCTGTTTGCTAGCATGGAACCAAGTGTTGATATAAATGATGTGGAGTACATTCCTGACTCCGGCATGTTTTTCATGGCTAACGAATCGATTCCTATGCATACTTATTACATCCCAGCTCTCGGCCCAGCTCCTAAATGGTGTTCTTTCCTCGACAACATCaccgaggagctggaagagaagcCTTCAGACACAGTTTACTCGAACTATAGATTCATCACCAAGCAAGACGTCGTTCGTCTCAATATCTCTCATCTCATCGGTACAAAGGTTATGCGTGCGTACATGCATGGTTATTTCATTGACACCGAGCTGTACGACAAGGTGAACCTGATTGCCAATCCTAACGCAATTCAAGACCAACGTGAGCGTGAAATCAAGAAGCGTGTGgagaaagaaagagaatCTCGTATCCGGAGTACTGGAGCCATTTCTAACACTAAGATTaaggtcaacaaggactATGCTACCAAGCTTGGACAGAAACTTGGTTCTGATGCTGCAGAGCAAGTTGTCAACGATGATCGTTTCAAGGAGATGTTTGAGGACCCAATGTTCCAAattgacgaggagtcgCATGACTACAAGCAGCTTAATCCTGTCCAGGGTAGTAAGCCACTGACGGCAGCTGAGGAgtccgacgaggagaaaatgaaCCCTGGAGGAGATAGTGATAGTGAAAGTGATAGTGAAAGTGAGAGCGAAAGTGAGGACGAGGCTACTATCCAGAAACGCCAGGAGATCAGAAGGAAGCAGGACCAAAGACTGagagaggagctggagaaagaagaatacctcaaaaaaatacagaCTGTTTCCATGAAACCTTTGGACGCTGCAGCCGAACTGACAGGAAAAACAGACCACAAGAATTTGTCGTTTGGCAAGCGACTGAAGGATGTTAATAGGGAAAGAGaacaagaaagagaacagAAGCAGCAAGTCAGGGTGCACAAAAACGTTCGTGGAGAGGCCGAGATAAGCTTTGTTCcacagaagaagaagaaggtgcGGATTGAAAGCAACGAAGATAGAGGCAAAACGCGGCAGAATTATGAAGGAAGACGTCGTGCAAGTAAGAACGCTTTCAGGGGTATGTGAATAtaataaaattaattatgcTTCGTTATTAATTACGCTAAATTGTTAATTCTCTTTATCAAGATTGAGCCGTTGTTTCAGCTCGGTCCAGTCCTGTATAAGGTTATTATCAATCAATTTCTTGAATATTCCCAAAAGTTTGACGTTTTCGTCGAGCATTTCTCtctctgccaccaaattGTGCAACGAGCGTCCTTTGTGAACTAGTGGAGTAAACCGTTGAGGAATTTGCACAGACAACCCCTGGATTTGTTTGACTTTATGATTAGGTAGTTGTCGAGGTCTTTGAGGACCCGACTCGTGCAGAAATCTGCATTTTGCTCCGTTTTTGCAATTGCGCGAGTTCTGCCAAAATCTACACACACGGCGGTTTCGTGGCTCGTTCGGTTTCGGCTGCGTCTGCTCCTTCTGCAGactcttcttttcttgTACTCTTTTGTTCGTGGGCCAGTTTTTGCGTCGCTCTTCGATCCATTTCTGAATATCTTCCTCTGAATCCAGCACTATATTTGTTCCTGGGATTGCTATGAGTTTTGACGATAGTTCCTTTTCATCTTCTGATTCGTCGCTCGAACCTTCTGTGGTGGCGTTAATGTCTAGCTCGTTTGGATTTTTCGTGATCTCAAGCTCGTTACTGTTGGTCTCCGCTTGCTGAACGCCAATTTCCGGAAAAAGATTCATGTTTTGAAGCTCAGATAAATCGCGactctccagcttggccCGTTTTAGGTCTCCACCGTGCTCTTCGGCAGCCCTTTTCAGCTCGCTCATAAATCaattaaattaaaattCGAGTAAATAATTTACTTATCAATGAAAAATCTCAGGGACGAGAAAAAGGGTTTTACCAAATCTGTGCTGCAAGATCCTGATGCCCTTGAAAGGCGTCGAAACAGGTTTCTAAAGGATCAGGACCATATCAGACTTTCAAAAAACGCAGAGTTCGGCCTGATCAGTCGAGGGGAGGACCTCCGGTTGCAGCAGAACGAATCTGCTCGAAGAGATCTCTTGACCAAAATTCAGTCCAACATCAAGACCAATGCCAAACCAGATTCAATTCTCATGGACTTTCGCAAACTGAGGGAAAGCCTTCTTTCTCAACCGCATACCGAGTTTGCAAAAGACGTGTTTGTGAATTCGATCCGTTATTCTGCCTCAATAGGCCATCATCAGTCGTACGTCCCTAGTATATTGCATCTAATGGAAgccgagaaaaaaaaccaaCTCATGTCCAGCACTGAAAAAGAACCAGTACTGTTGATTCTGGCATTACACAAGGCCCATTACAACGGAGAATTCGAGTCAGTGTTTGAATTACTATTGCTGAACTTTGACATCGCGCCAAACTTTGGTAAACCTGCTTCATGCGCTCCCGAGGCCGCCTTCTTTGCAACTTACGCTCTTATGATTAAAGATTTCTACCTCTGGACGCACCAATATAATTATTTGTCCAAGAATCCTTGCTACAAGTCCGTAATGGATCTTAGACTCAAAGCATTCAGACAGACGGAAGTTGACACGCTGCATCGATCGTATTTTATGCTGAACAAAAGAGTGTTACTGAACTTTGTGAATACGTCGTGGGAGGAACTCTGCAAAGATCACAATATTGAGTGGACGCTGGAGAACGATACGGTTACTATCCGTCGCAGAAAATAGCTACCACGACGCCGATTATGTAAGCTGACACTCCAATAGATTAAATTTCTATACCCAATTTAGTGTTTCACAAGACATGTCTATGCCCACGCCTGCCACCAAT
The sequence above is a segment of the Ogataea parapolymorpha DL-1 chromosome I, whole genome shotgun sequence genome. Coding sequences within it:
- a CDS encoding putative membrane protein; its protein translation is MAGHPGAYMGWWGHIGSPKQKYIAQYTVSPYAQSPLKGSLENAFFNTFRRTKAQFLYITVPALIVWEVWAWARDYNEYLYTKAGREELARVNV
- a CDS encoding putative membrane protein, whose amino-acid sequence is MPSRVIKKLIICTALMIIAPLLTFFVSRAVFSNSIVSGGLAALVANIVLIGYVIVAFNEDIDKDSKEKKEE
- a CDS encoding Phytanoyl-CoA dioxygenase domain-containing protein, which translates into the protein MLTQKQLAQFDRDGCIAIENYLSPETVKELNDEIQKLLGEIDLKTHPLTKFTTDEDEEHVGDDYFINSSDKIRYFFEVDAFENGELVKPLPKAVNKIGHGLHMKNEAFKKITITEDIAAICKQLGFKDPRALQSMVIIKQPEIGGKVPNHQDGEFLYTEPQSCIGFWFALEPCTLQNGCLSFVPGSHKTAEIKRRFVKDLENGGTKFVDPKTLKETKATNDPNDSEFVCVEIPAGSLVLIHNRVIHKSERNLSRMSRNAYTFHVIEGEAQYDELNWLQVPPTAPAGTAEFSKIYVN
- a CDS encoding AP-3 complex subunit delta; the encoded protein is MSRDIIRARLRPFGISFEKSLTDLIRGIRANNQDPEKLAAFFDKSIQECRAELKTNDLELKSMAILKLAYLEMYGYDMSWCSFHVLEVISSPKFQHKRIGYLAAMQLFQRQNNDDVLMLMTNLLKKDINSGNSVDTGVAISGIATIVTPELAQDICDDMVRMLSHSKPFIRKKAVLAMYKIFLKYPDALRLHFDKLIEKLDDEDGSVVSATVNVICELAHNNPKNYVELAPRLFGLLKESNNNWMVIRLLKLLSYLCLEEPRLRYILLPEVVDLMNSTTALSLVYESINCIHNGKMLTPDDTKVAKLIISKLIGFIQNSDQDLRYVGLLAFIKTCKIHKELIKKHEKVIMASTYDPDPTIREKSLELIDSLVTDRNIVSIVSRLLVQLIPVDEQAERLESINVETELAFQSPLIVSDKYRLLVITKIIQICSMDNYERIPNFQWYLGVLGDILNINAENRLAGVERMVTSQFMSVGLRVPSIRSRLVQRCLELVLDSSRLVSLKEGLYNCMWLVGEYYTDYITTLDDDDNDDSDNEEVYKITGAQIIKSVVAQEDFDTLTDLMDPTLGVYIQSMAKLFGKYCLSLRLNWGPEDRVHVIEVCQILIRWLEKFHQSVNFEVQERAISFTELLKLVLEAVETEEESFPNFLVSGYAQLFEQYPIKPVGPHAQSRIPIAIDLDTAIDHESISEFQRMLAGIEEKETLQRQQEEYEEELVSEINHSSDDHGEDEPLKGRPERSDRIGDPFYISMDTSTPDDVSISEPFVETKRKKPSKKKIKKEKVLVLGDEDPGEESASEPVFKPKKKKGRSKLLIDSSTLSDFDLTKSPDEPDHTEEVEIMRKEFEKLEQKQEPPVVVKKPKKPKKKKLVVIE
- a CDS encoding Ribosome biogenesis protein ENP2 — translated: MVLKSTTANDVSVYQISGTNVARSLPDWIARKRKRALKNDIDYQNRVELIQDFEFSEASNRIRVTRDGQYAMATGTYKPQIHVYDFANLSLKFERHTDCENVDFLLLSDDWTKSVHLQNDRSIEFQVKGGMHYRTRVPKFGRSLAYNEVNCDLYVGAAGNEIYRLNLEQGRFMQPFEIDSESGVNILDINNVHGLVGAGLEDGTVEFWDHRARQRVVKMEIIDGSEMPSTQVTALKFRNDGLNMAVGTSNGVSLLYDLRRSQPLMTKDQGYGFAINKITWLDDSSSVSNKIMTSDKKIAKIWDRHSGDLFASMEPSVDINDVEYIPDSGMFFMANESIPMHTYYIPALGPAPKWCSFLDNITEELEEKPSDTVYSNYRFITKQDVVRLNISHLIGTKVMRAYMHGYFIDTELYDKVNLIANPNAIQDQREREIKKRVEKERESRIRSTGAISNTKIKVNKDYATKLGQKLGSDAAEQVVNDDRFKEMFEDPMFQIDEESHDYKQLNPVQGSKPLTAAEESDEEKMNPGGDSDSESDSESESESEDEATIQKRQEIRRKQDQRLREELEKEEYLKKIQTVSMKPLDAAAELTGKTDHKNLSFGKRLKDVNREREQEREQKQQVRVHKNVRGEAEISFVPQKKKKVRIESNEDRGKTRQNYEGRRRASKNAFRGM